A genomic segment from Capra hircus breed San Clemente chromosome 7, ASM170441v1, whole genome shotgun sequence encodes:
- the ANKRD34B gene encoding ankyrin repeat domain-containing protein 34B: MDECVEISSDGNSLIKAVHQSRLRLTRLLLEGGAYINESNDRGETPLMIACKTKHVDHQSVSKAKMVKYLLENNADPNIQDKSGKTALMHACLEKAGPEVVSLLLKSGADLSLQDHSSSSALVYAINSEDRETLKVLLSACKAKGKEVIIITTAKSPSGRHTTKQYLNMPPGGMDGCHTPATCATPSEIDLKTASSPLSHSSETETTLFGFKDLEPAGSSDDTGDRGSPVRKPALTANGPKLPQAPHWIRSPPLLMHRVASLQEELQDITPEEELSYKANRLALSKRFITRHQSIDVKDTAHLLRAFDQASSRKMSFDEVNHQSFFSEGNQQCIDIPVDQDPDSNQTIFASTLRSIVQKRNSGANHYSSDSQLSSGLTPAASDEGKALIGKKKILSPSSSLLSGSKELLENIPPGPLSRRTHALLERRGSGAFPLDHNSSQTRPGFLPPLNVNPHPPISDINVSNKISSLLSCGQKVLMPTVPIFPKEFKSKKMLLRRQSLQTEQIKQLVNF; the protein is encoded by the coding sequence ATGGATGAATGTGTAGAAATTTCCAGTGATGGAAATTCCCTAATTAAAGCGGTCCATCAGAGCCGGCTTCGCCTTACAAGACTCTTGTTGGAAGGCGGCGCCTACATCAATGAGAGCAATGACCGTGGGGAAACACCTTTAATGATTGCTTGTAAGACCAAACATGTTGATCACCAGAGTGTCAGTAAAGCCAAAATGGTTAAGTACCTATTAGAAAACAATGCTGATCCCAACATACAGGACAAATCTGGGAAAACTGCCTTAATGCATGCTTGCTTAGAAAAAGCTGGTCCTGAAGTTGTTTCGTTGCTCCTAAAGAGCGGGGCTGACCTCAGCTTGCAAGATCATTCTAGTTCCTCGGCCCTGGTTTATGCTATAAATTCAGAAGATAGAGAGACCCTGAAAGTTCTCCTTAGTGCTTGCaaggcaaaggggaaagaggTCATTATCATAACGACAGCAAAATCACCCTCTGGCAGGCACACCACCAAACAGTACTTAAATATGCCTCCTGGGGGTATGGATGGGTGTCATACTCCAGCCACCTGTGCCACTCCTTCAGAAATAGACTTAAAAACAGCCTCATCACCACTTTCACATTCTTCTGAAACTGAAACGACACTTTTTGGCTTTAAAGATCTGGAGCCTGCAGGAAGCAGTGATGATACTGGGGATCGAGGCTCCCCTGTGAGGAAGCCTGCTCTAACCGCTAATGGGCCCAAGCTCCCTCAGGCTCCTCACTGGATCAGGAGTCCTCCTTTATTAATGCACAGAGTGGCCTCCTTACAAGAGGAGCTTCAGGATATTACTCCAGAGGAAGAATTATCTTACAAAGCCAACCGGCTGGCACTTTCCAAGCGATTCATTACTaggcaccaaagtattgatgtaAAAGACACTGCGCATTTGCTAAGAGCCTTTGATCAGGCCAGCTCAAGAAAGATGTCATTTGATGAAGTAAATCATCAGTCATTTTTTTCGGAAGGAAATCAGCAATGCATTGACATCCCAGTGGATCAGGACCCAGACTCTAACCAGACAATATTTGCTTCCACCCTAAGAAGTATAGTTCAAAAAAGAAACTCAGGAGCAAATCACTACAGCTCTGATTCCCAGCTCTCATCTGGTCTTACCCCTGCAGCTTCAGACGAAGGCAAAGCACttataggaaagaaaaagattctCTCGCCATCTTCTTCCTTGTTGTCAGGGTCCAAAGAATTGCTGGAGAATATCCCCCCAGGTCCCCTGAGCAGGAGAACTCATGCCCTTTTAGAAAGGCGTGGTTCAGGAGCTTTCCCTTTAGATCACAACAGTTCACAAACCAGACCAGGATTCCTGCCACCCTTAAATGTGAACCCTCACCCTCCCATATCAGATATCAATGTCAGCAACAAGATTTCCAGCCTTCTTTCTTGTGGTCAAAAAGTGCTTATGCCAACAGTTCCTATTTTCCCCAAAGAATTCAAAAGTAAAAAGATGCTGTTAAGGAGACAATCATTGCAAACAGAACAAATTAAGCAGTTAGTTAATTTTTAA